The following nucleotide sequence is from Oscillospiraceae bacterium.
AACCCCATACGATTTTCAAAACCAATACGGGAGAAATATCCGCTTTCACTTCGTTTCGCAATCGCATTTCCGGCTTCGATCTTATTTTTTGTAAATACAAAATCATGATTAAAAGCACCCGCAGAATTTGCGAGTGCTTATTCTTTGGGAGAATAATATGCGTTGAATAAAAAGTACCCTCTCTTCGTTTCCGATTGATACATAAACACACTGTGCATTAAACGTTTGTCGGGTTGACATAATCTATAATGTGAATATTGCGGATCATGCTTATTTTACGAATAACGGAGGCGATAAAAATTCTAATATTGTTAATTTTCTGCATTGCGCAATATTGACATAGAATTGGTTTGCGTTTTTGTCATTCTTCGCAATATATTCCAACTCCTTAATATATTTAGCAGGGAGTAAATGATATTGCAGGCTCCAGTTATATCGAAAACCAAAGTCATTCCCAGGGAACATACTTAAATCAAGCAGACCTAAAGTTAAACACTTCAAGCCGTTTGCGTTTATTTCCTTTGTTGCGTTATCAATAGCAAATACTTCTTTATTCTTTCTGATAGAATCCCGTATATCTATCAGATTTAATAATTCATTGTATGTATTTACAAAATAATTGTTGAAAGACGGGTCCAAAGCAACCCAACAGTTCCTCTCTGAAAAATATAAATGCACAACAACATGGCAATGTGCCGACAAATAATCCTCGTATTTTGGATCGGTTCCATAATTCAATAGAAAAACAGGGATGGCGCAAATTCC
It contains:
- a CDS encoding transglutaminase-like domain-containing protein; the encoded protein is MDFIEKLTKNVTDAGEYDQGIYSSGIYTFKIIPEVEKTFSPFYISEIAGEGDTFTKAIHVMQWICGNTAYDGASPLGPSLPDKLIEYSFGKQQEHPINCTNRAVLLCDALMTLGICAIPVFLLNYGTDPKYEDYLSAHCHVVVHLYFSERNCWVALDPSFNNYFVNTYNELLNLIDIRDSIRKNKEVFAIDNATKEINANGLKCLTLGLLDLSMFPGNDFGFRYNWSLQYHLLPAKYIKELEYIAKNDKNANQFYVNIAQCRKLTILEFLSPPLFVK